The proteins below are encoded in one region of Metabacillus dongyingensis:
- a CDS encoding DUF2188 domain-containing protein: MPWTKQDYPNSMKNLPDETREKAIEIGNALLDDGYEEGRAIPIAVSQAEKWADNDTVKDEYLLLSDEDGWMLRKEGNKRASYRFETKQEALEKGRELVKKNNCTLVVHLKDGSVESKINE; encoded by the coding sequence ATGCCTTGGACAAAACAAGATTACCCAAATTCAATGAAAAACCTTCCTGATGAAACCCGTGAAAAAGCAATTGAGATCGGAAATGCCTTGCTAGATGATGGATATGAAGAGGGGCGGGCCATTCCGATTGCCGTTTCACAGGCAGAAAAATGGGCAGACAATGACACGGTTAAAGATGAATATCTCTTGTTGTCAGATGAAGACGGATGGATGCTGAGAAAAGAGGGAAATAAACGTGCAAGTTATCGATTTGAGACAAAACAGGAGGCACTTGAAAAGGGAAGAGAGCTTGTGAAGAAAAATAATTGCACGCTTGTTGTCCATTTGAAAGACGGCTCAGTTGAAAGCAAAATAAATGAATAG
- a CDS encoding SDR family NAD(P)-dependent oxidoreductase, with protein MNRTVIITGGANGIGEELVKQYAAIGDKVIFADIDVKKGKSIESNYENSHFVETDVRNVQDIKQFIQEAERTTGRIDILINNAGVSRFKSPFELTLEDWDDVINTNLRSTFFCSKEAAKVMRKNSAGGFIVNIASTRASMSEPGSEAYAATKGGIVALTHALAASFSEERIKVNSISPGWIETKDYENLRQVDHDQHLSKRVGTPADIAKACFYLTDPENDFVTGSNIVVDGGMTRKMIYEH; from the coding sequence ATGAACCGAACTGTCATCATCACAGGCGGTGCCAACGGGATAGGAGAAGAACTGGTCAAGCAGTATGCGGCTATAGGCGATAAGGTTATTTTTGCAGATATCGATGTGAAAAAGGGAAAAAGCATTGAAAGCAATTATGAAAATTCTCATTTCGTTGAAACGGATGTAAGAAATGTTCAAGACATTAAACAGTTCATTCAAGAAGCAGAACGTACAACCGGCAGGATCGATATTTTAATTAATAACGCGGGAGTGTCCAGATTTAAATCCCCATTTGAGCTTACATTGGAGGATTGGGACGATGTTATTAACACGAATTTAAGAAGCACGTTCTTTTGTTCAAAAGAGGCAGCGAAGGTGATGAGAAAGAATTCTGCCGGCGGTTTTATTGTAAATATCGCTTCTACACGGGCATCGATGTCAGAGCCGGGATCAGAGGCTTATGCCGCTACAAAAGGCGGAATTGTTGCACTGACCCATGCGCTTGCCGCTTCCTTTAGTGAAGAGCGGATCAAAGTGAACAGCATTTCACCTGGTTGGATTGAAACAAAGGATTATGAGAACCTGAGACAGGTCGATCATGATCAGCATCTATCAAAACGTGTAGGCACTCCTGCTGATATTGCCAAAGCCTGTTTTTATTTAACAGATCCTGAAAACGATTTTGTAACAGGGTCAAATATTGTCGTAGATGGCGGGATGACAAGAAAAATGATATATGAACATTAA
- a CDS encoding winged helix-turn-helix transcriptional regulator — protein sequence MESNLCPKMEKAFGFLGKRWTGLIINVMLDGPKRFKDLTDTIPSISQKMLVERLKELESAGIVQRVVIPETPVKVTYQLTEMGRSLEKVMKEVKEWADRYCFEEDKKE from the coding sequence ATGGAATCAAATTTATGTCCCAAAATGGAAAAAGCATTCGGATTTTTAGGGAAAAGATGGACAGGTTTGATCATCAATGTCATGTTAGACGGACCTAAGCGATTTAAGGATTTAACAGATACCATTCCTAGTATTAGCCAAAAAATGCTTGTCGAACGATTGAAAGAATTGGAATCGGCGGGTATTGTACAGCGGGTTGTCATTCCTGAAACACCAGTAAAGGTCACATATCAGCTCACAGAAATGGGCCGTTCTTTAGAAAAAGTAATGAAAGAAGTGAAAGAATGGGCGGATCGTTATTGCTTTGAGGAGGATAAAAAAGAATGA
- a CDS encoding nitroreductase family protein, producing the protein MSTATSESILSIMSERSSVRKYDPSAKISKDELREILEITGKAPSAWNLQHWNFMVFHSNESKERLLPIAYNQSQITEASAVVAILGDLEANKNTDQVYNPLVEAGFMKEEIKETLAGQINGAYQNPIYARDAAFSNASLAAMQLMLAAKAKGFDTCAIGGFNAQQLSETFKIDDRYVPVMLISIGKAAKPAHQSSRISIEELSTFL; encoded by the coding sequence ATGTCAACAGCTACATCAGAAAGTATCTTGTCTATTATGTCTGAACGCAGCTCTGTGCGCAAATATGACCCATCTGCAAAAATCAGCAAAGATGAACTCAGAGAAATTCTTGAGATTACTGGAAAGGCCCCATCTGCATGGAACCTTCAGCACTGGAACTTCATGGTTTTCCATAGTAATGAGTCTAAAGAAAGACTTCTTCCTATTGCTTATAACCAAAGCCAAATTACTGAAGCCTCTGCAGTAGTTGCCATTTTAGGGGATCTTGAAGCAAATAAGAATACAGATCAAGTTTATAATCCTCTTGTAGAAGCAGGTTTTATGAAAGAAGAAATTAAAGAAACACTTGCAGGCCAAATCAATGGCGCTTATCAAAATCCGATTTACGCCCGCGATGCAGCTTTCAGTAATGCCTCACTTGCAGCTATGCAGCTTATGCTTGCTGCAAAAGCTAAAGGTTTTGATACATGCGCAATAGGCGGTTTCAATGCTCAGCAGCTGTCTGAAACATTTAAAATTGATGATCGCTATGTACCAGTTATGCTTATCTCTATCGGAAAAGCAGCTAAACCGGCACACCAAAGCTCACGCATCAGCATCGAAGAATTGAGCACATTTTTATAA
- a CDS encoding alpha/beta hydrolase encodes MKHIFEKGKNRNRTLLLLHGTGGDENDLIPLAKHIDADANILSVRGNVLEHGMPRFFKRLAEGVFDEEDLIFRTGELNDFLTEAAEKYSFDRSELVAVGYSNGANIAGSLLFHYENSLKAAILHHPMVPRRNIEIPSLSGTPIFIGAGMNDPICLPQETRDLADILKAANGEVVIHWENHGHQLTSSEVEAAAAWYDLNLR; translated from the coding sequence ATGAAACACATTTTTGAAAAAGGCAAGAACCGCAATCGAACATTACTGCTGCTGCATGGAACTGGAGGGGATGAAAATGATCTCATTCCGCTCGCTAAACATATTGATGCAGATGCCAATATTTTAAGTGTAAGAGGAAACGTTCTCGAACATGGAATGCCCCGCTTTTTCAAAAGATTGGCAGAGGGCGTATTTGATGAAGAGGACCTGATTTTCCGAACAGGTGAATTAAATGACTTTTTAACAGAAGCTGCTGAAAAGTATTCTTTTGACCGTTCAGAACTTGTTGCAGTCGGCTATTCGAATGGTGCCAATATTGCAGGAAGCTTGCTTTTCCATTATGAAAACTCTTTGAAGGCGGCCATTCTTCATCATCCAATGGTACCGAGAAGAAATATTGAAATCCCATCACTAAGCGGAACACCGATTTTCATTGGTGCAGGCATGAATGACCCCATCTGCCTGCCTCAAGAAACGCGTGATCTCGCAGACATCCTGAAAGCAGCCAATGGGGAAGTAGTCATCCACTGGGAAAACCATGGTCATCAGCTGACTTCATCTGAGGTAGAGGCTGCAGCTGCTTGGTATGATTTAAATTTAAGATAA
- the wrbA gene encoding NAD(P)H:quinone oxidoreductase: protein MSNVKLAVIYYSSTGTNHKLAAWAEAGAKEAGAEVKVLKVPELAPQTAIDSNPAWKAHLEATKDVPEVTLNDLEWADAIIFSVPTRFGNVPAQMKQFLDTTGGLWFQGKLANKVVSAMASASNPHGGQEATILSLYTTMYHWGAIVAAPGYTDQSLFEAGGNPYGTSVTADQDGNLKENVEAAVKHQAKRTVTVAESIKKGMQ from the coding sequence ATGTCAAATGTAAAATTAGCTGTCATTTACTACAGTTCTACAGGTACAAACCACAAGCTTGCGGCTTGGGCTGAAGCTGGAGCAAAAGAAGCTGGCGCTGAGGTAAAAGTGCTTAAAGTTCCTGAGCTTGCACCGCAAACAGCGATTGATTCTAATCCTGCATGGAAAGCGCACCTTGAAGCGACAAAAGATGTTCCTGAAGTTACATTAAATGACCTGGAATGGGCAGATGCCATCATTTTCAGTGTCCCGACTCGATTTGGTAATGTTCCTGCACAAATGAAGCAATTTCTTGATACAACCGGCGGACTCTGGTTTCAAGGAAAGCTTGCCAATAAAGTAGTCAGTGCCATGGCTTCTGCAAGCAATCCCCACGGAGGCCAGGAAGCAACAATCTTGAGCTTATACACAACGATGTATCACTGGGGAGCAATTGTTGCCGCACCTGGATATACCGACCAGTCTTTATTTGAAGCAGGAGGAAATCCGTACGGTACCTCTGTTACAGCAGATCAGGACGGTAATTTAAAAGAAAATGTTGAAGCAGCCGTGAAGCATCAGGCTAAACGAACTGTTACTGTTGCAGAATCCATTAAAAAAGGCATGCAATAA